The following proteins are co-located in the Megalobrama amblycephala isolate DHTTF-2021 linkage group LG12, ASM1881202v1, whole genome shotgun sequence genome:
- the LOC125280465 gene encoding cytosolic sulfotransferase 3-like isoform X2, producing MAIPDMPSLKLHSRPEMFDFEGISMTHFFTDNWEKVKNFQARPDDILIATYPKAGSTWISYILDLLYFGKDDLERQTSKPIYTRIPCLEACFSTVTGTEMANHLPTSPRLIKTHLPVQLIPKSFWEQNSRIVYVARNAKDNAVSYFHFDRMNKVQPEPGDWNNFLEKFMKGKNVFGPWYDHVSGWWEKKQTYSNLLYLFYEDLVEDTGREVERLCSFLGLSTSVEEREKITKGVQFDAMKQNNMTNYITVPFMDFKISPFMRKGKVGDWKCHFTVAQNEEFDEVYKEKMKNTTVKFRTEI from the exons ATGGCAATCCCTGACATGCCTTCA CTGAAACTACACAGTCGGCCAGAGATGTTTGATTTTGAGGGTATTTCTATGACTCACTTTTTCACTGACAACTGGGAAAAGGTGAAAAACTTTCAAGCAAGACCTGATGACATTCTTATCGCCACTTATCCAAAAGCAG GTAGCACATGGATTTCTTATATACTGGACCTTCTGTATTTTGGTAAGGATGATCTAGAGCGTCAGACTTCCAAGCCAATATATACACGAATCCCATGCCTGGAAGCAtgcttttcaacag TTACAGGGACAGAAATGGCTAATCATCTGCCCACCTCTCCTCGTCTCATCAAAACTCATTTACCTGTTCAGCTTATACCAAAGTCCTTCTGGGAGCAGAACTCAAGG ATTGTGTATGTAGCACGTAATGCAAAGGACAATGCCGTTTCCTATTTTCATTTTGACCGAATGAACAAGGTACAGCCTGAACCCGGAGATTGGAACAACTTCTTAGAGAAATTTATGAAAGGGAAAA ATGTGTTCGGTCCTTGGTACGATCATGTCAGTGGATGGTGGGAGAAAAAACAGACGTATTCTAACCTACTGTACTTGTTCTATGAGGATTTGGTTGAA GACACTGGACGTGAGGTTGAACGTTTGTGCTCCTTCTTGGGTTTGTCCACCTCAGTCGAAGAAAGGGAGAAAATAACCAAAGGGGTTCAGTTTGATGCCATGAAACAGAACAACATGACCAACTATATCACAGTCCCTTTCATGGACTTCAAGATCTCACCCTTCATGCGGAAAG GTAAAGTTGGAGACTGGAAATGTCACTTCACAGTGGCACAAAATGAAGAGTTTGATGAGGTCTACAAAGAGAAGATGAAGAATACTACTGTCAAGTTCCGCACTGAGATTTAA
- the LOC125280465 gene encoding cytosolic sulfotransferase 3-like isoform X1: MEIPDMSSLKLHSRPEMFDFEGISMTHFFTDNWEKVKNFQARPDDILIATYPKAGSTWISYILDLLYFGKDDLERQTSKPIYTRIPCLEACFSTVTGTEMANHLPTSPRLIKTHLPVQLIPKSFWEQNSRIVYVARNAKDNAVSYFHFDRMNKVQPEPGDWNNFLEKFMKGKNVFGPWYDHVSGWWEKKQTYSNLLYLFYEDLVEDTGREVERLCSFLGLSTSVEEREKITKGVQFDAMKQNNMTNYITVPFMDFKISPFMRKGKVGDWKCHFTVAQNEEFDEVYKEKMKNTTVKFRTEI; the protein is encoded by the exons CTGAAACTACACAGTCGGCCAGAGATGTTTGATTTTGAGGGTATTTCTATGACTCACTTTTTCACTGACAACTGGGAAAAGGTGAAAAACTTTCAAGCAAGACCTGATGACATTCTTATCGCCACTTATCCAAAAGCAG GTAGCACATGGATTTCTTATATACTGGACCTTCTGTATTTTGGTAAGGATGATCTAGAGCGTCAGACTTCCAAGCCAATATATACACGAATCCCATGCCTGGAAGCAtgcttttcaacag TTACAGGGACAGAAATGGCTAATCATCTGCCCACCTCTCCTCGTCTCATCAAAACTCATTTACCTGTTCAGCTTATACCAAAGTCCTTCTGGGAGCAGAACTCAAGG ATTGTGTATGTAGCACGTAATGCAAAGGACAATGCCGTTTCCTATTTTCATTTTGACCGAATGAACAAGGTACAGCCTGAACCCGGAGATTGGAACAACTTCTTAGAGAAATTTATGAAAGGGAAAA ATGTGTTCGGTCCTTGGTACGATCATGTCAGTGGATGGTGGGAGAAAAAACAGACGTATTCTAACCTACTGTACTTGTTCTATGAGGATTTGGTTGAA GACACTGGACGTGAGGTTGAACGTTTGTGCTCCTTCTTGGGTTTGTCCACCTCAGTCGAAGAAAGGGAGAAAATAACCAAAGGGGTTCAGTTTGATGCCATGAAACAGAACAACATGACCAACTATATCACAGTCCCTTTCATGGACTTCAAGATCTCACCCTTCATGCGGAAAG GTAAAGTTGGAGACTGGAAATGTCACTTCACAGTGGCACAAAATGAAGAGTTTGATGAGGTCTACAAAGAGAAGATGAAGAATACTACTGTCAAGTTCCGCACTGAGATTTAA